Proteins from a single region of Streptomyces vinaceus:
- the glyA gene encoding serine hydroxymethyltransferase: MSASRHPALTTVDPELASFVAAEETLQAQTLRLIPSENYVSAAVLEASGTVLQNKYSEGYPGRRYYEGQQNIDRVEALAVERAKGLFGVDHANVQPYSGSPANLAVYLAFAEPGDTVMGMALPMGGHLTHGWGVSATGSWFRGVQYGVRAEDGLIDYDAVRELALAERPKIIFCGGTALPRTIDFEAFSSIAREAGSVLVADVAHIAGLIAGGAHPSPVGHVDVVSTTTHKTLRGPRGAMLMCKEEHAKAIDKAVFPGLQGGPHNQTTAGIAVALHEAAQPSFVTYAHAVVANAKALAAALLERGFDLVSGGTDNHLILMDLTSRGVPGKVAAKALDRAGIVVNYNTVPFDPRKPFDPSGIRIGTPSLTSRGLGTGHMPVVAEWISRAVDAAAKQDEAALAAIRAEVADLMAAHPAPGLPLS; encoded by the coding sequence ATGAGCGCGAGCCGCCACCCCGCCCTGACCACGGTCGACCCCGAGCTGGCGTCCTTCGTCGCCGCCGAGGAGACCTTGCAGGCGCAGACCCTGCGCCTGATCCCCAGCGAGAACTACGTGTCCGCCGCCGTGCTCGAAGCCTCCGGCACCGTGCTGCAGAACAAGTACAGCGAGGGCTACCCCGGCCGCCGCTACTACGAGGGCCAGCAGAACATCGACCGCGTCGAGGCGCTGGCCGTCGAGCGGGCGAAGGGCCTGTTCGGGGTGGACCACGCCAACGTCCAGCCGTACTCCGGCTCCCCGGCGAACCTCGCCGTGTACCTGGCCTTCGCCGAGCCGGGCGACACGGTGATGGGCATGGCCCTGCCGATGGGCGGCCACCTGACGCACGGCTGGGGGGTCTCGGCGACGGGGTCCTGGTTCCGGGGCGTGCAGTACGGGGTCCGCGCCGAGGACGGCCTGATCGACTACGACGCCGTACGGGAGCTCGCGCTGGCGGAGCGCCCGAAGATCATCTTCTGTGGCGGTACGGCGCTGCCGCGCACGATCGACTTCGAGGCGTTCTCCTCGATCGCCCGCGAGGCGGGCTCGGTCCTCGTCGCGGACGTGGCGCACATCGCCGGCCTGATCGCGGGCGGGGCGCACCCCTCGCCGGTCGGGCACGTGGACGTCGTCTCCACGACCACGCACAAGACGCTGCGCGGCCCCCGGGGCGCGATGCTGATGTGCAAGGAGGAGCACGCGAAGGCCATCGACAAGGCGGTCTTCCCGGGCCTCCAGGGAGGTCCGCACAACCAGACGACCGCGGGCATCGCGGTGGCCCTGCACGAGGCGGCGCAGCCGTCGTTCGTCACGTACGCGCACGCGGTCGTCGCCAATGCCAAGGCCCTGGCGGCGGCGCTGCTGGAGCGGGGCTTCGACCTGGTGTCGGGCGGTACGGACAACCACCTGATCCTGATGGACCTCACCTCGCGGGGGGTGCCGGGCAAGGTGGCGGCCAAGGCGCTGGACCGCGCGGGGATCGTCGTGAACTACAACACGGTCCCGTTCGACCCGCGCAAGCCGTTCGACCCGTCGGGCATCCGCATCGGCACGCCGTCGCTGACCTCGCGGGGCCTGGGCACCGGCCACATGCCGGTGGTGGCCGAGTGGATCTCCCGGGCCGTGGACGCCGCCGCGAAGCAGGACGAGGCGGCCCTCGCCGCGATCCGCGCGGAGGTCGCGGACCTCATGGCGGCCCACCCCGCCCCGGGCCTCCCGCTCTCCTGA
- the rocD gene encoding ornithine--oxo-acid transaminase — protein sequence MSTTAEALHSAEAHSAHNYHPLPVVVASAEGAWMTDVEGRRFLDMLAGYSALNFGHGNRRLLDAAKAQLERVTLTSRAFHHDRFADFCRELAALCGKEMVLPMNTGAEAVETAVKTARKWGYEVKGVPDGQAKIVVAANNFHGRTTTIVSFSTDHEARDHYGPYTPGFEIVPYGDLTALAEAVTANTVAVLLEPIQGEAGVLVPPAGYLRGVRELTRERNVLFMADEIQSGLGRTGRTFACEHEDVVPDVYILGKALGGGVVPVSAVIADRDVLGVFRPGEHGSTFGGNPLACAVALEVIAMLRTGEYQQRATELGDHLHRELNLLVGGGAVTAVRGRGLWAGVDIDPAHGTGRQISEALMERGVLVKDTHGSTIRIAPPLVISKEDLDWGLDQLREVLAAG from the coding sequence GTGTCGACCACTGCCGAAGCCCTGCACTCCGCCGAGGCGCACAGTGCGCACAACTACCACCCGCTGCCCGTCGTCGTGGCGTCCGCGGAAGGCGCGTGGATGACCGATGTGGAGGGCCGCCGGTTCCTGGACATGCTCGCCGGCTACTCGGCGCTCAACTTCGGCCACGGCAACCGCCGTTTGCTGGACGCGGCCAAGGCGCAGCTGGAGCGGGTCACCCTCACCTCGCGGGCCTTCCACCACGACCGGTTCGCCGACTTCTGCCGCGAACTGGCCGCGCTGTGCGGCAAGGAGATGGTGCTGCCGATGAACACGGGCGCGGAGGCCGTGGAAACGGCGGTCAAGACCGCCCGCAAGTGGGGCTACGAGGTCAAGGGCGTGCCGGACGGGCAGGCCAAGATCGTGGTCGCGGCCAACAACTTCCACGGCCGTACGACGACCATCGTGAGCTTCTCCACGGACCACGAGGCGCGCGACCACTACGGGCCCTACACCCCCGGGTTCGAGATCGTTCCGTACGGGGACCTGACCGCGCTGGCGGAGGCCGTCACCGCGAACACCGTGGCCGTGCTGCTGGAGCCGATCCAGGGCGAGGCCGGGGTGCTGGTGCCGCCGGCCGGTTACCTGCGGGGCGTGCGGGAGCTCACGCGCGAGCGGAACGTGCTGTTCATGGCGGACGAGATCCAGTCGGGGCTGGGCCGGACCGGCAGGACCTTCGCGTGCGAGCACGAGGACGTCGTGCCGGACGTGTACATCCTCGGCAAGGCGCTGGGCGGCGGCGTGGTCCCGGTCTCGGCCGTGATCGCCGACCGGGACGTGCTCGGGGTGTTCCGCCCCGGCGAGCACGGCTCCACCTTCGGCGGCAACCCGCTGGCCTGCGCGGTCGCCCTGGAGGTGATCGCGATGCTGCGCACCGGCGAGTACCAGCAGCGCGCCACCGAGCTCGGCGACCACCTGCACCGGGAGCTGAACCTGCTGGTCGGCGGCGGCGCGGTGACCGCCGTACGCGGGCGGGGGCTGTGGGCGGGCGTCGACATCGACCCGGCGCACGGTACGGGCCGGCAGATCTCGGAGGCGCTGATGGAGCGGGGGGTGCTGGTCAAGGACACGCACGGGTCGACGATCCGCATCGCGCCCCCGCTGGTGATCAGCAAGGAGGACCTGGACTGGGGCCTGGACCAGCTGCGCGAGGTCCTGGCCGCGGGCTGA